One region of Etheostoma cragini isolate CJK2018 chromosome 16, CSU_Ecrag_1.0, whole genome shotgun sequence genomic DNA includes:
- the sapcd2 gene encoding suppressor APC domain-containing protein 2 isoform X1: MALLASDQGCKLNGTSAIYGRVGPKKEVFQGQTEGFKTGKMQPKETEYSTDGLPKAFLHSLRTLFDILDDGGRGYVHISEIESRWQGADTRELPGGVLGCLRRVTPPHGCLTFERFVAGLRYSMLNPEHSALFKAQAAVHPQQAPKQPQKPDPLSTCSVGTRVENKVRPLGPSNLTNTQQHRASSLQSRARPEEGPGYPACGPVRYGAGFERPGRSLEQSSVATGGGCYRATKTTKPTQPQQSRVRSIESLALESPQLQGSVVKSGLPRSQSESATGFTSGSRRHGRSREEQRRHTISNGVDYGMLKQMKELEQEKDSLLAGLEVVERARDWYQGQIHNVTERQRQVGQSSHCTEFFTEANQSRMNVLIPKLQEVNRCLNDLISCSGMQSFPSSAAQTAANPKPPGPAPPQAIQRLKDQNRLLTQEVTERSERIAQLEQEKSALIKQLFEARAHSAQDTSTMDSTFI, encoded by the exons ATGGCTTTGCTAGCGAGCGATCAGGGCTGCAAACTGAACGGGACGTCGGCGATTTACGGCCGAGTTGgaccaaaaaaagaagtgtttcaAGGCCAAACGGAGGGCTTTAAAACTGGCAAAATGCAGCCAAAAGAGACGGAGTATTCAACAGATGGCCTGCCCAAAGCCTTTCTGCACAGCCTGAGGAccctgtttgacattttggatgaTGGTGGACGGGGCTATGTCCACATCTCCGAGATCGAGAGCCGCTGGCAGGGGGCAGACACCCGGGAACTGCCCGGCGGGGTGCTGGGCTGCCTCAGGAGGGTCACCCCACCGCATGGCTGCCTCACCTTTGAGCGGTTCGTTGCGGGGCTGCGTTACTCCATGCTCAACCCCGAGCACAGCGCCCTTTTCAAAGCCCAGGCTGCTGTTCACCCACAGCAGGCACCAAAGCAGCCCCAGAAACCCGACCCGCTGTCCACATGCAGTGTTGGGACACGGGTTGAGAACAAGGTTCGTCCGCTGGGACCGAGCAACTTGACAAACACCCAGCAGCACCGGGCGTCGTCTCTGCAAAGCCGGGCCAGGCCAGAGGAGGGGCCTGGGTACCCCGCGTGTGGACCTGTGCGGTACGGCGCGGGCTTCGAGAGGCCCGGGCGGAGTTTGGAGCAGAGTTCCGTCGCTACAGGCGGCGGGTGTTACCGGGCCACCAAAACCACCAAACCCACACAGCCTCAACAGAGCCGGGTCAGGTCAATTGAGTCGCTCGCTCTGGAGTCACCGCAGCTCCAAGGAA GTGTTGTGAAATCAGGCTTACCAAGATCTCAGAGCGAATCAGCAACAGGATTTACTAGCGGATCCAGGCGACATGGGCGGAGTCGGGAAGAGCAGAGGCGGCATACCATATCCAACGGAGTCGATTACGGAATG TTGAAGCAAATGAAAGAGCTGGAGCAGGAGAAGGACTCCCTGCTGGCGGGCCTGGAGGTGGTGGAGCGGGCCCGCGACTGGTACCAAGGACAAATCCACAACGTCACAGAGAGACAGCGGCAGGTCGGCCAGAGCTCCCACTGCACG GAATTCTTCACGGAAGCCAATCAGAGTCGCATGAATGTTCTAATTCCCAAATTGCAAGAAGTCAACCGCTGCCTTAACGACCTTATTTCCTGCTCTGGGATG CAGTCATTTCCTTCCAGCGCTGCTCAGACAGCAGCTAATCCCAAGCCTCCGGGTCCAGCCCCTCCACAAGCCATCCAGAGACTGAAGGACCAGAACCGACTTCTCACACAG GAGGTGACGGAGAGGAGCGAGCGGATCGCGCAGCTGGAGCAGGAGAAGTCAGCATTGATAAAACAGCTTTTTGAGGCTCGAGCCCACAGTGCACAAGACACCAGCACCATGGACTCCACTTTCATCTAA
- the LOC117959715 gene encoding proteinase-activated receptor 3 — translation MELFINSSFLYISLRPLNSTAGEKTVYDICKDMPAVIIWYLGLQFINMFLGIPANLMVLWLIHKNKRDSSTSDIFILHLAILDILFCLTPPLELANIVFLTSSNTWYVLRFFYGLKDSSPLFLSCICLDRYMAVVHPITFTNLKDRHHRAVLAILVWLTTLAYAAAKCVGNIVNFEKVFTAMILAAFAFMVLCNITILWVLRQSGPGRDEMHPLKKRAFKMVLIILAIIVFNYFPPVALLPFQEYFSPEVFRCYIHYVAFGLMDFSSSIQPMLYLSKEKLNCCQCGSTQIRVTC, via the coding sequence ATGGAGCTTTTTATCAACTCCTCCTTCCTCTACATCTCTCTAAGACCCCTCAACTCCACAGCCGGTGAGAAGACAGTGTATGACATTTGTAAAGACATGCCTGCTGTTATCATTTGGTACCTGGGCCTGCAGTTCATCAACATGTTCCTGGGCATCCCGGCCAACCTCATGGTGCTCTGGCTCATCCACAAGAACAAGAGGGACTCCTCCACCTCAGATATCTTCATCCTTCATCTGGCGATTTTAGACATACTCTTCTGTCTCACCCCTCCACTTGAGCTGGCCAACATAGTTTTCCTCACCAGCAGCAACACGTGGTACGTCCTGCGCTTCTTCTACGGCCTCAAAGACTCCTCGCCTCTCTTCCTTTCCTGCATCTGCCTGGACCGTTATATGGCTGTGGTCCACCCCATCACCTTCACCAATCTCAAGGACCGTCACCACAGAGCAGTCTTGGCCATCCTAGTCTGGCTGACCACTCTTGCCTATGCCGCTGCTAAATGTGTGGGCAACATTGTCAACTTTGAGAAGGTCTTTACAGCGATGATCCTCGCGGCGTTCGCCTTCATGGTATTATGCAACATTACGATTCTCTGGGTGCTGAGGCAGTCTGGGCCTGGTAGAGACGAGATGCATCCCTTGAAGAAGAGAGCCTTCAAGATGGTTCTCATCATCCTGGCCATCATAGTGTTCAACTACTTCCCACCTGTCGCACTGTTGCCCTTCCAGGAATACTTCTCTCCTGAAGTGTTTCGTTGCTACATTCACTATGTCGCATTCGGCTTGATGGACTTTAGCAGCAGCATTCAGCCGATGCTCTACCTGTCCAAGGAGAAGCTCAACTGCTGCCAGTGTGGCAGCACCCAAATCAGGGTTACATGTTGA
- the sapcd2 gene encoding suppressor APC domain-containing protein 2 isoform X2, producing the protein MALLASDQGCKLNGTSAIYGRVGPKKEVFQGQTEGFKTGKMQPKETEYSTDGLPKAFLHSLRTLFDILDDGGRGYVHISEIESRWQGADTRELPGGVLGCLRRVTPPHGCLTFERFVAGLRYSMLNPEHSALFKAQAAVHPQQAPKQPQKPDPLSTCSVGTRVENKVRPLGPSNLTNTQQHRASSLQSRARPEEGPGYPACGPVRYGAGFERPGRSLEQSSVATGGGCYRATKTTKPTQPQQSRVRSIESLALESPQLQGSVVKSGLPRSQSESATGFTSGSRRHGRSREEQRRHTISNGVDYGMLKQMKELEQEKDSLLAGLEVVERARDWYQGQIHNVTERQRQVGQSSHCTEFFTEANQSRMNVLIPKLQEVNRCLNDLISCSGMSFPSSAAQTAANPKPPGPAPPQAIQRLKDQNRLLTQEVTERSERIAQLEQEKSALIKQLFEARAHSAQDTSTMDSTFI; encoded by the exons ATGGCTTTGCTAGCGAGCGATCAGGGCTGCAAACTGAACGGGACGTCGGCGATTTACGGCCGAGTTGgaccaaaaaaagaagtgtttcaAGGCCAAACGGAGGGCTTTAAAACTGGCAAAATGCAGCCAAAAGAGACGGAGTATTCAACAGATGGCCTGCCCAAAGCCTTTCTGCACAGCCTGAGGAccctgtttgacattttggatgaTGGTGGACGGGGCTATGTCCACATCTCCGAGATCGAGAGCCGCTGGCAGGGGGCAGACACCCGGGAACTGCCCGGCGGGGTGCTGGGCTGCCTCAGGAGGGTCACCCCACCGCATGGCTGCCTCACCTTTGAGCGGTTCGTTGCGGGGCTGCGTTACTCCATGCTCAACCCCGAGCACAGCGCCCTTTTCAAAGCCCAGGCTGCTGTTCACCCACAGCAGGCACCAAAGCAGCCCCAGAAACCCGACCCGCTGTCCACATGCAGTGTTGGGACACGGGTTGAGAACAAGGTTCGTCCGCTGGGACCGAGCAACTTGACAAACACCCAGCAGCACCGGGCGTCGTCTCTGCAAAGCCGGGCCAGGCCAGAGGAGGGGCCTGGGTACCCCGCGTGTGGACCTGTGCGGTACGGCGCGGGCTTCGAGAGGCCCGGGCGGAGTTTGGAGCAGAGTTCCGTCGCTACAGGCGGCGGGTGTTACCGGGCCACCAAAACCACCAAACCCACACAGCCTCAACAGAGCCGGGTCAGGTCAATTGAGTCGCTCGCTCTGGAGTCACCGCAGCTCCAAGGAA GTGTTGTGAAATCAGGCTTACCAAGATCTCAGAGCGAATCAGCAACAGGATTTACTAGCGGATCCAGGCGACATGGGCGGAGTCGGGAAGAGCAGAGGCGGCATACCATATCCAACGGAGTCGATTACGGAATG TTGAAGCAAATGAAAGAGCTGGAGCAGGAGAAGGACTCCCTGCTGGCGGGCCTGGAGGTGGTGGAGCGGGCCCGCGACTGGTACCAAGGACAAATCCACAACGTCACAGAGAGACAGCGGCAGGTCGGCCAGAGCTCCCACTGCACG GAATTCTTCACGGAAGCCAATCAGAGTCGCATGAATGTTCTAATTCCCAAATTGCAAGAAGTCAACCGCTGCCTTAACGACCTTATTTCCTGCTCTGGGATG TCATTTCCTTCCAGCGCTGCTCAGACAGCAGCTAATCCCAAGCCTCCGGGTCCAGCCCCTCCACAAGCCATCCAGAGACTGAAGGACCAGAACCGACTTCTCACACAG GAGGTGACGGAGAGGAGCGAGCGGATCGCGCAGCTGGAGCAGGAGAAGTCAGCATTGATAAAACAGCTTTTTGAGGCTCGAGCCCACAGTGCACAAGACACCAGCACCATGGACTCCACTTTCATCTAA
- the LOC117959116 gene encoding zinc finger protein 250: MRLSPAFVSSAHGSRESHNHTPTFFQILSTVYKPSGELSTAAIARSNMAQSSDLKLFLESSLNEIFKATVSDILDSVDRTLSEYQGTIHRIESENEGLKRLLFAQKSTACAAKDIREQDATEKLSTLEWNSHLVSSTQGTFKMSICSSDKKSFRRKKKDKIRDSISPSSFLLQTDHMVEKPCMNTAEVGVPTPNLISVKTEPGLDESGAIDLSQPSSLLNLTTRPIKNESTEVSCDSHDAYAPRPPSSGLDQESRGSDSEVKVTIVSDTYMQDGQFLKTEEEEQNGVLQYGDDNIFSKPELDHAITYYPESEIGPEAGSRQVVEPEVIVPEKNAAVPPDGLLEIRDNFLRCPTCPKTFSRAASLNIHIKTHSAEKAHSCSYCGKRFGRADLLKSHKRTHTGERPYSCNVCSKTYAHPSQLRIHKRVHTGEKPYSCLHCGKRFNEHNQLKVHLRTHTGERPYSCQECSKTFSNAGNLRIHERIHTGEKPYCCAQCGKRFNGLGDLKTHYRIHTGERPYSCELCKKTFSQAGHLTIHMRMHTGERPYSCNECGKKFTVASSLKLHQRTHTGEKEYSCSYCSKSFSRSGHLKRHELVHTKEKVFLCSQCGKTYTDQSSLKKHLKMHAAKEQKAQREGSTSEPETNCPSASETLSEIRTKVLED; encoded by the exons ATGCGACTGTCTCCTGCTTTTGTTTCTTCCGCACACGGCAGCAGAGAGTCACACAACCACACGCCcacttttttccaaatactTTCAACCGTGTACAAACCATCTGGCGAGTTGTCCACAGCTGCAATCGCGCGGTCTAACATGGCCCAGTCGAGTGATCTGAAACTCTTCCTGGAGTCTTCTCTGAATGAGATATTTAAAGCCACAGTAAGCGACATCCTGGACTCGGTGGACCGGACCTTGTCTGAGTACCAGGGCACAATACACAGGATCGAATCTGAGAACGAGGGCCTGAAGCGGCTGCTGTTTGCACAGAAAAGTACCGCGTGTGCTGCAAAAG atattCGGGAACAAGATGCCACTGAAAAGTTGTCCACTTTAGAATGGAACAGTCATCTCGTCAGCTCCACCCAGGGCACATTTAAGATGTCCATATGCAGCAGTGACAAGAAGAGCTttaggaggaagaagaaagacaagatTAGGGATAGCATATCCCCTTCCTCCTTTTTACTGCAGACTGATCATATGGTAGAAAAACCATGTATGAACACAGCAGAGGTAGGTGTGCCCACCCCGAACTTGATATCTGTAAAAACAGAGCCTGGCCTGGATGAAAGCGGTGCTATTGACCTCTCCCAGCCTTCATCCCTTCTCAATCTGACAACGAGGCCAATAAAAAATGAGAGCACGGAGGTCAGTTGTGACAGTCATGATGCATATGCACCGCGGCCGCCATCTTCGGGCCTCGATCAAGAATCCAGAGGCAGTGACAGTGAAGTCAAAGTCACCATTGTTTCTGACACTTACATGCAGGACGGACAGTTCCTtaagacagaggaagaggagcagaatGGCGTGTTGCAGTATGGTGACGATAACATTTTCTCTAAGCCAGAGTTGGACCATGCAATAACATATTACCCTGAATCAGAAATAGGTCCTGAGGCGGGGAGCAGACAGGTTGTGGAGCCAGAAGTAATAGTGCCGGAGAAAAACGCAGCTGTTCCGCCAGATGGGTTGTTGGAGATCCGTGACAACTTTTTGCGCTGTCCCACCTGTCCCAAAACATTTAGTCGAGCAGCCTCGCTCAACATCCACATCAAGACACACAGCGCTGAAAAGGCGCACAGCTGCAGCTACTGTGGAAAACGCTTTGGCCGGGCTGATCTCCTCAAATCCCACAAGCGTACCCACACAGGAGAAAGACCCTATAGTTGCAACGTCTGCAGTAAAACATACGCACATCCCAGTCAGCTCAGGATACACAAACGCGTCCACACTGGGGAGAAGCCGTATTCCTGCTTGCACTGTGGGAAGCGCTTCAACGAGCACAACCAGCTCAAGGTCCACTTGCGGACACATACGGGGGAGAGGCCTTACAGCTGCCAGGAGTGCAGCAAAACCTTCAGCAATGCAGGCAACCTGCGTATACACGAGAGGATCCACACCGGCGAGAAGCCCTACTGCTGCGCTCAGTGTGGGAAAAGGTTCAACGGCTTGGGGGACCTCAAAACACACTACAggattcacactggagagaggCCCTACAGCTGTGAGCTGTGTAAGAAGACCTTCAGCCAGGCGGGCCACCTCACCATACACATGCGGATGCACACGGGAGAAAGGCCGTACAGCTGCAACGAGTGCGGCAAGAAGTTCACGGTGGCCAGCAGCCTGAAACTACACCAGAGGACTCACACCGGAGAGAAGGAGTACAGCTGCTCGTACTGCAGCAAGAGCTTCAGCAGGTCGGGTCACCTGAAAAGACACGAACTGGTCCACACCAAAGAGAAGGTCTTCCTCTGCAGCCAGTGTGGAAAGACCTACACTGACCAGTCCTCCCTTAAAAAGCACCTGAAGATGCACGCGGCCAAGGAGCAGAAGGCTCAGAGAGAGGGAAGCACCAGCGAGCCGGAAACAAACTGCCCTTCAGCTTCGGAGACGCTTTCAGAAATTAGAACCAAAGTCTTAGAAGATTAG